The Dasypus novemcinctus isolate mDasNov1 chromosome 20, mDasNov1.1.hap2, whole genome shotgun sequence genome includes a region encoding these proteins:
- the ETFBKMT gene encoding LOW QUALITY PROTEIN: electron transfer flavoprotein beta subunit lysine methyltransferase (The sequence of the model RefSeq protein was modified relative to this genomic sequence to represent the inferred CDS: inserted 3 bases in 2 codons) has product MALSPAWRAFARLPAGGCRFLPKTVGGGGPRSCARGRCPRRAAGRLADSDPRAFLERSPEATRAGSLTAEIRLRLXDPACEPRRERPDLWPHGALLGVSWPXGQALSRYILDNPDSVRGKSVLDLGSGCGATAIAAKMSGASRILANDIDPLAGIAITLNCELNQLNPFPILIKNILDLEQGKWDLVLLGDMFYDEHLAHSLHQWLRKCFWTHETRVLIGDPGRPQLSGHSIQSQLHKVQEYSLPEPTRQENNGLTTSTVWDFQPEVSTGSRGWI; this is encoded by the exons ATGGCCTTGAGCCCGGCTTGGAGAGCGTTTGCGCGGCTTCCAGCAGGCGGCTGCCGTTTCCTCCCGAAGACCGTGGGCGGCGGCGGCCCGCGCTCGTGCGCCCGGGGCCGCTGCCCCCGCAGGGCCGCCGGGCGCCTCGCGGACTCGGACCCGAGAGCTTTCCTGGAGCGGAGCCCGGAAGCCACCCGCGCCGGCAGCCTCACCGCGGAAATCCGGCTGCGGCT TGACCCCGCGTGCGAGCCGAGGCGGGAGCGGCCCGACCTGTGGCCCCACGGGGCCCTGCTGGGCGTCTCCTGGC GAGGCCAAGCCCTGTCCAG GTATATTTTAGATAATCCTGACTCCGTCAGAGGCAAATCTGTGTTAGaccttgggagtggatgtggagcTACAGCTATTGCAGCTAAAATGAGTGGAGCATCAAGGATTTTGGCCAACGACATAGACCCGC TTGCAGGAATAGCTATTACACTGAATTGTGAATTGAACCAACTGaatccttttcccattttaataaaaaacattttggaTCTGGAACAAGGAAAGTGGGACCTTGTTCTTCTTGGCGATATGTTCTATGATGAGCACCTTGCGCACAGCCTTCACCAGTGGCTGAGGAAGTGCTTTTGGACCCATGAAACCCGCGTTCTGATTGGTGACCCTGGGCGACCCCAGCTCAGTGGACACAGCATTCAGAGTCAGCTGCACAAAGTGCAAGAATATTCCCTTCCAGAGCCCACGAGGCAGGAAAACAACGGGCTGACGACCAGCACAGTGTGGGACTTTCAGCCTGAAGTTTCCACGGGCTCCCGAGGATGGATATAG
- the LOC131274750 gene encoding proline-rich protein HaeIII subfamily 1-like, with protein sequence MKPKSRSPHRSALQGDAGDRVAPAEQAGEPAGRGESLGPGGREAAVPWVGPEPALVGPEPALGAQNPARGSRTRPGGPEPGPGGTQNPARGSRTRPGGPEPGPGGTQNRPRVGPEPGPGGTQNPPRGGPEPGPGGTQNPPRGSETRPGGPEPGPGAQNPALVGPRTHPGGPKHALGAQNPARGSRTRPWWDPEPPPGGPRTRPRGDPEPGPGAQNPALVGPRTHPGGPKHALGAQNPARGSRTRPWWDLEPPPGGPRTRPGGPEAGSCPGGTALSADGGGRQAPPSSGRSPPWIRGRAGGTARPAAPEEGPPPRSGASGVSTPPGGAASLARAAAGFPGTPPETPFPARLGPLTSPETPFPAGLAPLF encoded by the coding sequence ATGAAGCCAAAGAGCCGCTCCCCGCACAGATCCGCCCTCCAGGGGGACGCAGGGGACAGAGTCGCGCCCGCCGAGCAGGCGGGGGAGCCCGCCGGGCGCGGGGAGTCGCTGGGCCCAGGGGGCCGCGAGGCTGCCGTTCCCTGGGTGGGCCCAGAACCCGCCCTGGTGGGCCCAGAACCCGCCCTGGGGGCCCAGAACCCGGCCCGGGGGTCCAGAACCCGCCCTGGGGGCCCAGAACCCGGCCCTGGTGGGACCCAGAACCCGGCCCGGGGGTCCAGAACCCGCCCTGGGGGCCCAGAACCCGGCCCTGGTGGGACCCAGAACCGCCCCCGGGTGGGCCCAGAACCCGGCCCCGGGGGGACCCAGAACCCACCCCGGGGGGGCCCAGAACCCGGCCCTGGTGGGACCCAGAACCCACCCCGGGGGTCCGAAACACGCCCTGGGGGCCCAGAACCCGGCCCGGGGGCCCAGAACCCGGCCCTGGTGGGACCCAGAACCCACCCCGGGGGTCCGAAACACGCCCTGGGGGCCCAGAACCCGGCCCGGGGGTCCAGAACCCGGCCCTGGTGGGACCCAGAACCGCCCCCGGGTGGGCCCAGAACCCGGCCCCGGGGGGACCCAGAACCCGGCCCGGGGGCCCAGAACCCGGCCCTGGTGGGACCCAGAACCCACCCCGGGGGTCCGAAACACGCCTTGGGGGCCCAGAACCCGGCCCGGGGGTCCAGAACCCGGCCCTGGTGGGACCTAGAACCGCCCCCGGGTGGGCCCAGAACCCGGCCCGGGGGCCCAGAAGCCGGCTCCTGTCCTGGCGGAACCGCTCTCAGCGCGGACGGTGGGGGGCGGCAGGCGCCCCCCTCCTCGGGTCGGAGTCCTCCTTGGATCCGCGGCCGGGCCGGGGGGACCGCGCGCCCCGCAGCTCCTGAGGAGGGGCCGCCCCCGCGCTCGGGAGCCTCGGGCGTCTCGACCCCACCTGGCGGGGCCGCGTCCCTCGCGCGCGCCGCTGCGGGTTTCCCAGGGACGCCACCGGAAACGCCCTTCCCCGCCCGGCTCGGGCCTCTGACGTCACCGGAAACGCCCTTCCCCGCCGGGCTGGCGCCGCTGTTCTGA